In Stomoxys calcitrans chromosome 2, idStoCalc2.1, whole genome shotgun sequence, the following proteins share a genomic window:
- the LOC106082793 gene encoding peroxisomal membrane protein 11C produces the protein MPHEKYLNEFCDIIDTYGGRDKVMKALCYGAKLIAGYYADRQPELAKRYAIASSRISGARATLRLIDDIPMIQYALEYGLGGGESDSIMAVLGVTANVVDLLYYPVEKICWLAEHKIVDVKNADFWDNVNTVFWVVGVYLNLMRNIRSFGLNQQKINRLKTPSPSSNDPDMEKTLKKHRLDMLTLVRLTLDFLHAGSYLPKGYLWGGKLSTMQIGAVGTASAAIGIYQIFAKRRLNK, from the exons ATGCcacatgaaaaatatttaaatgaattCTGTGATATTATTGATACCTATGGAGGACGTGATAAG GTTATGAAGGCACTTTGTTATGGTGCCAAATTAATAGCTGGATATTATGCTGATCGTCAGCCGGAATTAGCCAAACGTTATGCCATTGCCAGTTCCCGCATATCAGGAGCGAGAGCGACTTTGCGTCTAATAGATGATATACCTATGATTCAGTATGCCTTAGAGTATGGATTGGGAGGAGGG GAATCTGATAGCATTATGGCCGTCTTGGGGGTAACAGCCAATGTGGTCGATTTGCTTTATTATCCTGTGGAAAAGATCTGTTGGTTAGCCGAGCACAAAATAGTTGATGTTAAGAATGCCGATTTTTGGGATAATGTCAACACAGTATTCTGGGTTGTAGGGGTCTACTTAAATTTAATGAG AAATATTCGCAGTTTTGGTTTAAATCAACAGAAAATAAATCGTCTAAAAACCCCCTC tcCCTCTAGCAACGATCCCGATATGGAGAAGACTTTAAAAAAGCATCGCTTAGATATGTTAACCCTGGTGCGGTTAACTCTCGACTTTTTACATGCCGGCAGTTATTTACCCAAAGGTTATTTGTGGGGTGGTAAACTGTCCACAATGCAAATTGGTGCTGTTGGTACAGCATCTGCAGCGATAGGAATTTATCAAATCTTTGCCAAACGGAGACTTAATAAATAG